In Syntrophomonas wolfei subsp. wolfei str. Goettingen G311, a single window of DNA contains:
- the priA gene encoding replication restart helicase PriA has product MLGVRVLINLPAMSLDHTYTYIVPPALKEEIAVGKRVLVELGNRKVEAFVSEILDEGEIDGNAIAAIKPVLKVLDREPLFDHNLFILAEWMADTYLCPLSLVLKLMTPRLLRKKKAVKVTPALKREEIELWRSRLIAQRENDFLDLLLQRGELTLYEAKKFLNNQEIKALVDENLIYLSGNYSSQRVEKSGYVYVLKNFDLARDLPALEKAAPRQAEAIRIIAKEQEVDCILLEQLIPARSVKSLLEKGYIERQKKKVIVSDKKLQLNREQEAAFRSIEKSLIKADREEFLLFGVTGSGKTEIYIRSVEKVIEQGRKAIVLVPEIALTRHLLADFSSRIENMAVMHSAMPDGERHDEWRRIRQGEVDLVLGTRSAIFAPLDQLGLIIIDEEQESSYKQEETPKYHARDVARKRAELDGAVLLIGSATPSLDTLYRAVKGDMKLLTLKQRIAQAKMPIIQVENMKKVASSHKSRVLSPLLLEKLSTTLQRGEQSILFINRRGYSPLSLCRSCGNILSCPSCSVGMTYHQDMGKNLCHYCNYQANPPSSCPICGSRHMSHMGLGTQRVEEECRQLFPSAHIQRLDLDSSKKAGFQESILERMERKEIDILIGTQMVAKGLNFPSVSLVGIVDADSMLNLPDFRAAERCIQLLLQAAGRSGRSHLPGEVIIQTFNPANPLFSMIQKQDYLAFFYQEIKQRRLLNYPPFTQLLRIVCSAQSLDMARMVAESLSREINDIIDAKEDDIEILGPAPCPLLKIRNRYRWQLTLKCENMLLLKSIARYIIEYKEFKNVRVEWDLNPVMTM; this is encoded by the coding sequence AGCCTGGACCACACTTATACCTATATAGTTCCCCCAGCATTGAAGGAAGAAATAGCTGTGGGGAAAAGAGTACTGGTTGAGCTGGGGAACAGAAAAGTGGAAGCTTTCGTCAGCGAAATCCTGGATGAGGGGGAAATTGACGGCAATGCTATTGCTGCCATAAAACCAGTGCTAAAGGTGCTTGACCGGGAACCGCTCTTTGACCATAATCTTTTTATTCTGGCTGAGTGGATGGCAGATACTTATCTTTGCCCGTTAAGCCTGGTCTTGAAGTTGATGACCCCCCGCCTGTTGCGCAAAAAAAAGGCCGTAAAGGTAACTCCGGCATTAAAGCGGGAAGAAATAGAGCTTTGGAGGTCCCGCTTGATAGCCCAAAGAGAAAATGATTTCCTGGATTTATTATTGCAGCGGGGAGAATTGACCCTTTATGAAGCCAAAAAGTTTTTAAATAACCAGGAGATTAAAGCCCTGGTAGATGAGAATTTAATTTATCTCTCGGGTAATTATTCCTCTCAGCGAGTAGAAAAAAGTGGCTATGTTTATGTCTTGAAGAATTTTGATTTGGCTCGGGATTTGCCTGCACTGGAGAAAGCAGCCCCCCGGCAGGCGGAAGCTATTCGGATAATTGCTAAAGAGCAAGAAGTAGATTGTATTCTTCTGGAGCAATTAATCCCGGCTCGCAGTGTTAAATCCTTGCTGGAAAAGGGTTATATTGAACGGCAAAAAAAGAAGGTTATTGTGAGCGACAAAAAACTGCAGCTAAACCGGGAGCAGGAGGCCGCCTTTAGGAGTATAGAAAAATCCTTGATAAAAGCCGACAGGGAAGAATTCCTCCTTTTTGGAGTAACCGGAAGTGGCAAGACAGAAATTTATATTCGCAGTGTGGAAAAGGTTATTGAGCAGGGAAGAAAAGCTATAGTACTGGTTCCAGAGATAGCCCTGACCCGGCACTTACTGGCGGACTTTTCTTCTCGTATCGAAAATATGGCCGTCATGCATAGTGCTATGCCCGATGGAGAAAGACATGATGAATGGAGAAGAATTCGCCAGGGCGAGGTTGATTTGGTTTTAGGAACCAGATCAGCTATTTTTGCCCCCCTGGACCAACTGGGTCTCATTATTATTGATGAAGAACAGGAAAGCAGCTATAAACAAGAGGAAACCCCCAAATACCATGCTCGTGATGTGGCCAGGAAACGGGCGGAATTGGACGGGGCTGTATTATTAATAGGTAGTGCTACCCCCTCCCTGGATACACTTTACCGGGCTGTAAAGGGAGATATGAAATTGCTCACCTTGAAACAGAGAATTGCTCAGGCTAAAATGCCCATAATACAGGTGGAGAATATGAAGAAGGTGGCTTCTTCCCACAAAAGCCGGGTGCTATCACCGTTACTGTTGGAGAAGCTTTCTACTACCCTGCAGCGAGGAGAGCAAAGCATCCTATTTATAAACCGCCGGGGTTATTCGCCCTTAAGCCTGTGCAGGAGTTGTGGCAATATCTTATCCTGTCCGTCATGTTCAGTAGGCATGACTTACCACCAGGATATGGGGAAAAACCTGTGTCACTACTGCAATTACCAGGCTAACCCGCCAAGCAGCTGTCCCATTTGTGGAAGCCGCCACATGAGCCACATGGGACTGGGAACGCAAAGAGTTGAAGAAGAATGCCGACAGCTATTCCCATCTGCCCATATTCAACGTCTGGATTTAGATAGTAGCAAGAAGGCCGGATTCCAGGAAAGCATACTGGAAAGAATGGAAAGAAAAGAAATTGACATTCTAATTGGAACTCAGATGGTGGCTAAAGGCTTGAATTTTCCCAGTGTATCTCTGGTAGGGATAGTAGATGCTGATAGCATGCTGAATTTGCCTGATTTTCGCGCTGCGGAAAGGTGTATACAACTTTTGTTACAGGCAGCAGGCCGCTCTGGTCGCAGCCATTTGCCTGGAGAAGTGATAATTCAGACTTTTAATCCTGCTAATCCCTTGTTTTCAATGATTCAGAAGCAGGACTACCTGGCATTTTTTTATCAGGAAATTAAACAACGGCGTTTATTGAATTATCCCCCCTTTACCCAGCTTTTAAGGATAGTCTGTTCCGCTCAAAGCCTGGATATGGCCAGGATGGTGGCAGAAAGCTTAAGCCGGGAAATCAATGATATAATTGATGCCAAAGAGGATGATATTGAAATATTAGGACCTGCCCCCTGCCCATTGCTAAAAATCCGCAACAGGTATCGTTGGCAATTAACCCTGAAATGCGAGAATATGTTATTATTGAAGAGCATTGCACGTTATATAATAGAGTATAAGGAATTTAAAAATGTACGAGTAGAGTGGGATTTGAATCCAGTCATGACTATGTAA
- the def gene encoding peptide deformylase produces MSVYQVITVPNDILRGKALPVKEINAGVLRVLDNMRDTMYAADGVGLAAPQIGIPKRMIVVDIGENLLELINPEILKQEGNQLGSEGCLSVPGIVGRVNRAKKVLVKGLDRNGQELNFAAVDLLAKVLQHEIDHLEGILFIDKAIETRIEKL; encoded by the coding sequence ATGTCGGTTTACCAGGTTATTACCGTACCTAATGATATATTACGGGGTAAAGCCTTACCGGTAAAAGAGATAAATGCTGGGGTCTTGAGGGTTTTGGATAACATGCGTGATACTATGTATGCCGCTGATGGAGTAGGCCTTGCTGCGCCGCAGATAGGGATACCCAAGCGTATGATTGTAGTGGATATAGGAGAAAATTTACTTGAACTTATCAACCCGGAGATTTTAAAACAAGAGGGTAATCAACTAGGCTCTGAAGGCTGTTTAAGTGTACCCGGGATTGTAGGAAGAGTAAACCGGGCTAAAAAGGTACTAGTCAAAGGACTGGATAGGAACGGACAGGAGCTTAATTTTGCAGCAGTAGATTTGCTGGCCAAGGTATTGCAGCATGAAATTGACCATCTTGAAGGTATCTTGTTTATTGATAAAGCTATTGAAACTAGAATAGAAAAACTGTAA
- a CDS encoding DUF116 domain-containing protein, giving the protein MEAKKRIYIGLLAASLFFAIFALFLLWYLVSKREFIVSQFLLLLILTLVILLFLILATGIVAIVFMILRSRSIPSLENITQLANEMLFPLTLIVGRLIGIEKEKILRSFIAVNNYLVRCKKLILKEEQIMLLVPHCLQNSDCPLKITVDVNNCKECGKCKVGELKKLAKEHGAILKVATGGTLARKFIEENKPRGVIAVACERDLSSGIHDMGFLPVMGVLNCRPNGPCFNTDVELERVENALNIMCKGG; this is encoded by the coding sequence ATGGAAGCCAAGAAACGAATATACATAGGCTTACTGGCAGCAAGTCTTTTTTTTGCCATATTCGCTCTTTTTCTGCTATGGTATCTAGTAAGTAAACGGGAGTTTATAGTAAGCCAGTTTCTTTTGCTGCTTATTCTGACCCTGGTAATTTTACTCTTTCTGATTCTGGCTACCGGTATAGTAGCAATAGTATTCATGATATTGCGGTCAAGGAGCATTCCTTCCCTGGAAAACATAACCCAGTTGGCCAATGAAATGCTTTTTCCCCTTACTCTTATTGTGGGGCGGCTCATTGGCATAGAAAAGGAAAAGATCCTGCGTTCCTTTATTGCCGTAAACAATTACCTGGTTCGCTGTAAAAAGCTTATATTAAAAGAGGAACAAATAATGCTATTGGTTCCCCATTGTTTGCAGAATTCAGATTGTCCCCTCAAAATAACGGTGGATGTCAATAACTGTAAAGAATGCGGGAAATGTAAAGTAGGAGAGCTCAAGAAGCTGGCCAAGGAGCATGGGGCGATACTAAAGGTGGCTACTGGTGGTACCCTGGCCAGAAAGTTCATTGAAGAGAATAAACCCCGAGGAGTTATAGCTGTAGCTTGCGAAAGGGATCTTTCATCAGGTATCCACGACATGGGTTTTTTACCAGTAATGGGTGTGCTCAACTGCCGGCCCAACGGTCCCTGTTTTAATACTGATGTGGAACTGGAAAGAGTGGAAAATGCTCTTAATATCATGTGTAAAGGAGGATAA
- a CDS encoding zinc metallopeptidase — protein sequence MTYLIFILPALILSFYAQIKVKSTFSKYSQVRSSRAYTGADVATTILRRNGMSGQVAVEAVAGSLSDHYDPGAKTVRLSEDVYGSNSIAAIGVAAHEVGHAIQHNLQYGPLELRHKMVPVTNFASSASFPILLLGLFLQQIDLIFIGIILFSAVVLFHVVTLPVEFNASRRAVVQLADAGLVSNEEIPLVKKVLGAAALTYVAAALSAIANLLYYLLIFMGGDD from the coding sequence ATGACCTATCTGATTTTCATTCTTCCCGCTTTAATTTTATCGTTTTATGCCCAGATTAAAGTCAAATCAACTTTTAGCAAGTACTCACAAGTCCGTTCGTCACGGGCTTATACCGGAGCCGATGTGGCCACTACCATACTGAGGAGAAACGGTATGTCCGGTCAGGTGGCGGTAGAAGCAGTGGCAGGCAGTCTCTCTGACCATTATGATCCTGGCGCCAAAACCGTAAGGTTATCTGAAGATGTTTATGGCAGCAATTCTATTGCCGCTATTGGAGTAGCGGCCCATGAAGTAGGGCATGCCATACAGCACAACCTGCAATATGGCCCCCTGGAGCTAAGACACAAAATGGTTCCGGTTACCAATTTTGCTTCCTCGGCCTCATTTCCCATCTTGTTGTTAGGGTTATTCCTGCAGCAAATTGATTTGATTTTTATAGGAATCATTCTTTTTTCAGCTGTAGTACTGTTTCATGTGGTAACCCTGCCGGTGGAGTTTAACGCTTCCCGAAGAGCTGTGGTCCAACTGGCGGATGCCGGTCTGGTAAGTAATGAGGAAATACCCCTGGTCAAAAAGGTACTGGGAGCAGCGGCCTTAACTTATGTGGCAGCAGCTCTTTCAGCTATAGCCAATCTACTTTATTATCTATTGATTTTCATGGGTGGGGATGACTAG
- the fmt gene encoding methionyl-tRNA formyltransferase — translation MRIVFMGTSHFAIPSLKALIASEHEIAGVVSQPDKQRGRGRKVTPTPVKEIAEQYKLELLQTANIKTPESIKRIKQWKPELIIVVSYGQIIPLSILEYPRHGCINVHASLLPRYRGAAPVQRALMDGIKSSGITIMFMDEGLDTGDIIMQEAIAVDDNINHGELEKILADMGADLLLQVVDRLVQGEKLPRVVQDDSQASYAARISKEDEIINWSEPAYAIHNRIRALNPQPGAYSYINGTKVKIFASKVRSEAGSGVIAEVIEVDKNTFQVQTGEGILEVLEIQKAGKKRMPTSEFLKGFTLHPGVLLGSKEG, via the coding sequence ATGAGAATTGTTTTCATGGGTACCTCCCATTTTGCCATACCCTCTTTAAAAGCCTTAATTGCCTCCGAACATGAGATAGCCGGAGTGGTTAGCCAACCGGATAAACAACGGGGGAGAGGCCGTAAAGTTACTCCTACTCCGGTGAAGGAAATAGCCGAGCAATATAAGCTGGAGTTGTTGCAGACAGCTAATATTAAAACCCCTGAATCCATTAAACGAATAAAGCAATGGAAACCGGAATTAATTATAGTAGTTTCCTACGGTCAGATTATTCCTTTGTCTATTCTGGAGTATCCCCGTCATGGTTGTATAAATGTACATGCCTCTCTCTTACCCCGTTATCGGGGAGCAGCACCAGTGCAAAGGGCCTTGATGGATGGAATAAAGAGCAGTGGTATTACTATTATGTTTATGGATGAGGGTTTGGATACCGGGGATATTATTATGCAGGAAGCAATAGCGGTAGATGACAACATCAATCATGGAGAACTGGAAAAAATCCTGGCTGACATGGGAGCTGATTTGCTGTTGCAGGTGGTGGATCGTCTGGTACAAGGGGAAAAACTGCCACGGGTGGTTCAGGACGATAGCCAGGCCAGTTATGCCGCTCGTATCAGCAAAGAAGATGAAATAATTAACTGGTCTGAACCAGCTTACGCCATTCATAACCGGATAAGAGCATTAAATCCACAACCCGGGGCATATTCTTACATTAATGGAACAAAAGTAAAAATATTTGCCAGTAAAGTGAGAAGTGAAGCAGGAAGCGGGGTGATTGCTGAAGTTATTGAGGTTGATAAAAATACTTTCCAGGTGCAAACTGGCGAGGGTATTTTAGAAGTATTGGAGATTCAAAAAGCAGGCAAAAAGAGAATGCCTACTTCCGAATTTTTAAAAGGTTTTACACTGCACCCCGGGGTCTTATTGGGATCGAAGGAGGGGTAG